One Aquisediminimonas profunda genomic region harbors:
- a CDS encoding carboxylate--amine ligase, with protein MKLPPAIVLGVDTPVGLTVIRELGRRGVPVHGIGRNGDALGRTSRYLSGFSLRPEGPALAQWLPERVFHTGARALFAIAEDDLVALAALPEEIEGCRILTPRKPQLDLVLDKCRTLALAAGLGIDVPESWQPLAGEDFAQYAETLTYPVVAKWADPPAMARILADHGLPLVKAEHAASPHALLALLDRYAALREWPIVQPFCSGFGFAQMLHMAGGQPSLMFQHRRIHEWPAQGGFSTLCESVPLRRHTHQMEHSAALLAAIGWEGPAMVEYRHDPKTGKYWLMEVNGRFWGSLPLALHCGAEFAWEQYRHRILGESGPAKPRLTDRRARFLVPETRRLFTVLFKPKSIPNYKPSRLAELASYLSGFVDPRLRHFIYTADDPRPFFQDLGGIIHRTLRREKRPEDL; from the coding sequence ATGAAGCTGCCCCCGGCCATTGTCCTGGGCGTCGATACGCCCGTCGGCCTGACCGTCATTCGCGAACTGGGTCGCCGCGGCGTGCCCGTGCACGGCATTGGCCGCAACGGCGACGCACTGGGCCGCACGTCGCGCTATCTGTCCGGCTTTTCGTTGCGTCCAGAAGGCCCGGCTCTTGCCCAGTGGCTACCTGAGCGAGTCTTCCACACCGGCGCCCGCGCGCTTTTCGCCATCGCCGAAGACGATCTCGTGGCCCTTGCAGCACTGCCCGAAGAGATTGAAGGCTGCCGGATTCTCACACCTCGCAAGCCGCAACTTGATCTCGTTCTCGACAAGTGCAGGACTCTGGCCCTTGCCGCGGGGCTGGGCATCGACGTTCCCGAAAGCTGGCAGCCGCTGGCCGGGGAAGACTTCGCCCAATATGCCGAAACGCTGACCTATCCCGTGGTCGCCAAATGGGCCGATCCACCCGCAATGGCACGCATATTGGCGGATCACGGCCTTCCGCTGGTCAAGGCAGAACATGCGGCATCCCCCCATGCCCTTCTGGCTTTGCTGGACCGCTATGCCGCGTTACGCGAATGGCCAATTGTTCAACCCTTTTGCTCCGGTTTCGGATTCGCGCAGATGCTGCACATGGCTGGCGGCCAGCCTAGCCTGATGTTCCAGCACAGACGCATCCATGAGTGGCCTGCCCAAGGCGGGTTTTCGACATTGTGCGAGTCCGTGCCGCTGCGCCGTCACACGCACCAGATGGAGCATTCCGCAGCCTTGCTTGCAGCGATTGGCTGGGAGGGGCCGGCAATGGTCGAGTATCGGCATGATCCAAAGACCGGCAAATACTGGCTGATGGAAGTGAATGGCCGGTTCTGGGGGAGCCTCCCGCTCGCCCTGCACTGCGGCGCAGAATTCGCCTGGGAGCAGTATCGGCACAGGATATTGGGTGAATCCGGCCCGGCAAAGCCCCGCCTGACGGATCGCCGTGCACGCTTCCTGGTGCCCGAAACACGGCGCCTGTTCACGGTCCTCTTCAAGCCGAAGTCGATCCCCAATTACAAGCCGTCACGCCTTGCCGAATTGGCGTCCTATCTCTCGGGCTTCGTCGATCCGCGGCTGCGTCACTTCATCTACACCGCAGACGATCCCAGGCCGTTCTTTCAGGATCTTGGCGGGATCATTCACCGCACGCTTCGGCGAGAAAAGCGCCCCGAAGACCTTTAG
- a CDS encoding NAD(P)H-dependent flavin oxidoreductase — MKTRITEMFGIEHPIIQGGMHYVGFAEMAAAVSNAGGLGIITGLTQKTPADLANEIAKCRDMTDKPFGVNLTFLPVVNAPDYPGMVKAIIEGGVKVVETAGNNPVQVLPALHDAGIKVIHKCTSVRHSLKAQAIGCDAVSVDGFECGGHPGEDDIPNFILLPRAADELDIPFVASGGMADGRSLVAALALGAEGMNMGTRFIATKEAPVHEKVKQALVAASELDTRLVMRPLRNTERVLTNVAVERLLEKERALGANITFADIAEEVAGVYPRIMLEGDMEAGAWSCGMVAGLIHDIPTCKELIDRIMAEANAIINKRLPGFANA; from the coding sequence ATGAAGACCCGCATCACGGAAATGTTCGGCATTGAGCACCCCATCATTCAGGGGGGCATGCATTATGTCGGTTTTGCGGAGATGGCTGCCGCCGTTTCGAATGCGGGCGGGCTCGGCATCATCACTGGCCTGACCCAGAAGACGCCTGCGGATCTTGCGAACGAAATCGCCAAATGCAGGGACATGACCGACAAGCCGTTCGGCGTGAATCTGACCTTCCTTCCGGTCGTCAATGCGCCGGACTATCCGGGGATGGTCAAGGCGATCATCGAAGGCGGCGTGAAGGTTGTTGAAACGGCAGGCAACAATCCCGTGCAGGTGCTGCCAGCGCTGCATGATGCCGGCATCAAGGTCATCCACAAATGCACATCCGTCCGTCATTCGCTGAAGGCGCAGGCGATCGGCTGCGATGCCGTTTCCGTCGACGGATTCGAATGCGGCGGCCATCCGGGTGAAGACGACATACCCAATTTCATCCTGCTGCCCCGTGCAGCAGACGAACTCGACATTCCGTTTGTCGCCTCAGGCGGTATGGCGGATGGCCGCAGCCTCGTTGCAGCGCTGGCACTCGGCGCCGAAGGCATGAACATGGGCACGCGCTTCATCGCAACCAAGGAGGCCCCGGTCCACGAAAAGGTTAAGCAGGCTCTGGTTGCTGCATCCGAACTCGATACGCGACTCGTTATGCGGCCTTTGCGCAATACCGAACGGGTGTTGACCAATGTGGCTGTCGAACGCCTGCTCGAAAAGGAACGCGCGCTCGGAGCCAATATCACCTTCGCGGACATAGCCGAGGAAGTTGCGGGCGTTTATCCGCGCATCATGCTGGAAGGCGATATGGAAGCCGGCGCCTGGAGTTGCGGCATGGTCGCCGGGCTGATCCACGACATCCCGACCTGCAAGGAACTGATCGACCGAATCATGGCCGAAGCCAATGCCATCATCAACAAGCGGCTGCCCGGGTTCGCCAACGCCTAG
- the hisG gene encoding ATP phosphoribosyltransferase yields MATPIILAVPKGRILEEALPLLARAGIEPEAAFGDESSRALRFETNRPDISLIRVRAFDVATFVAHGAAQLGIVGSDVIEEFAYSELYAPVDLDIGHCRISVAEPAALAASDDPRRWSHVRVATKYPNLTRRHFEARGVQAECVKLNGAMELAPTLGLSSRIVDLVSSGRTLKDNGLVEVEVLAHVSARLIVNRAAFKTNAEVGRIVDAFRRAVDDQA; encoded by the coding sequence ATGGCCACGCCCATCATCCTCGCTGTCCCCAAAGGGCGCATCCTCGAAGAGGCGCTGCCCCTGCTTGCGCGTGCGGGAATTGAGCCCGAAGCGGCCTTTGGCGATGAAAGCAGCCGCGCGCTTCGGTTCGAGACCAATCGCCCCGATATCAGCCTGATCCGGGTGCGCGCCTTCGACGTTGCGACCTTTGTTGCCCACGGAGCAGCGCAACTCGGCATCGTCGGATCAGATGTCATTGAAGAATTTGCCTATTCGGAACTCTATGCCCCGGTCGATCTCGATATTGGCCATTGCCGGATTTCGGTTGCGGAGCCTGCGGCGCTTGCTGCCTCCGACGATCCCAGGCGCTGGAGCCATGTCCGCGTTGCCACCAAATATCCGAACCTCACACGGCGCCATTTCGAGGCGCGCGGTGTCCAGGCCGAATGTGTCAAGCTCAATGGTGCCATGGAACTGGCGCCCACGCTTGGTCTGTCCAGCCGCATTGTCGATCTTGTGTCTTCGGGCCGAACCCTCAAGGACAATGGACTGGTGGAAGTCGAAGTCCTTGCGCACGTCTCCGCGAGGCTGATCGTCAACCGGGCCGCGTTCAAGACCAATGCCGAGGTCGGCCGGATTGTCGATGCCTTCCGGAGGGCCGTCGATGATCAGGCTTGA
- the nusB gene encoding transcription antitermination factor NusB, translating into MSRARARSAARLAAVQALYQREMENTPLAQLLHEFHLHRLGATIEDATYADAEVDFFDDVVKGVDARLQEIDAAIAANLGEGWTIDRLDRALRQILRAGSYELLARPDIPTGSVISEYLDVAHAFFDRKEKKFVNGVLDAVAKAVRA; encoded by the coding sequence ATGAGCCGCGCCCGTGCACGCTCCGCAGCCCGGCTCGCCGCCGTGCAGGCGCTTTATCAGCGTGAAATGGAAAATACGCCACTGGCCCAGCTGCTTCATGAATTTCACTTGCACCGGCTTGGCGCGACGATTGAGGATGCGACATATGCGGATGCAGAAGTCGATTTCTTTGATGACGTGGTGAAGGGCGTCGATGCCCGGCTTCAGGAAATCGACGCAGCGATTGCCGCAAACCTTGGCGAGGGCTGGACAATTGATCGGCTTGACCGCGCGCTCCGCCAGATCCTCCGCGCGGGATCTTATGAATTGCTGGCGCGTCCCGATATTCCGACGGGCAGCGTGATCAGCGAATATCTTGACGTCGCTCACGCCTTTTTCGACCGCAAGGAGAAGAAGTTCGTGAACGGTGTCCTTGATGCCGTTGCGAAAGCTGTTCGGGCCTGA
- a CDS encoding acyl-CoA carboxylase subunit beta produces MSWQKEVDEIGKRKKLAEAMGGPEKLKKQKADGKLNARERIAGLVDKGSFREIGQLGGAATYDAKGELKSFLPSNMLFGRAKIEGRPVVVQSDDFTVRGGAADAAIHEKLVQSEKLAGEYRMPLVRMIEGTGGGGSVKTLETMGFTYVPEVPGWDLMVDNLSLIPVVALGLGPVAGLGAGRLVMSHYSLLVKGLSQLFVAGPPVVAAVGEKRTKEELGGSHIHAKNGAIDDEAASEAEAFAMARTFLSYLPSSIHELPERKPTRDKPDRREQFLIEAVPRDLRHLYKIRPIIEAVVDQGSFFEIGRQHGPSIVTGFARIDGYPVGIMASDPMVLGGLWTAATARKVERFIDLADTFHLPVVHMVDNPGFMIGRKAEEDGTIRYGSRAMTAVYQSKVPICVVILRKVYGMGGSAPANLSRFKWRFAWPSGDWGSLPISGGLEAAYKSDLEASDNPKALLKDITARLNQVRSPFRTAEKFRIEDIIDPRDTRPMLCEFVEQAYRVLEPGPKARGFRC; encoded by the coding sequence ATGAGCTGGCAGAAGGAAGTCGATGAAATCGGCAAGCGCAAGAAGCTTGCCGAGGCGATGGGCGGGCCGGAGAAGCTGAAAAAGCAAAAGGCCGATGGCAAGCTCAACGCGCGGGAACGGATAGCGGGGCTGGTCGACAAGGGGAGCTTTCGCGAAATCGGCCAGCTTGGCGGTGCCGCGACCTATGATGCCAAGGGCGAGCTGAAGAGCTTCCTTCCCTCGAACATGCTTTTCGGTCGGGCCAAGATCGAAGGGCGCCCGGTTGTCGTTCAGTCTGACGATTTCACTGTCCGGGGCGGCGCCGCCGATGCGGCGATCCACGAAAAGCTTGTCCAGTCGGAAAAGCTGGCGGGCGAATATCGGATGCCGCTGGTCCGGATGATCGAAGGCACGGGTGGCGGCGGTTCCGTCAAGACGCTCGAGACAATGGGGTTCACCTATGTCCCTGAAGTGCCGGGCTGGGACCTGATGGTCGACAATCTGTCTTTGATTCCGGTCGTCGCGCTGGGGCTTGGCCCGGTGGCCGGCCTGGGCGCCGGACGGCTGGTGATGAGCCATTACAGCCTGCTTGTTAAAGGCCTGAGCCAGCTTTTCGTGGCCGGACCGCCTGTCGTCGCTGCCGTCGGTGAAAAGCGGACCAAGGAAGAACTGGGCGGATCACACATCCACGCAAAGAATGGCGCAATCGATGATGAGGCCGCCAGCGAGGCCGAAGCCTTTGCGATGGCGCGGACCTTTCTATCCTACCTGCCATCCTCGATCCATGAACTGCCCGAACGCAAGCCGACCCGGGACAAGCCGGATCGTCGGGAACAGTTCCTGATCGAAGCGGTCCCGCGGGATTTGCGTCATCTCTACAAGATCCGCCCGATCATCGAAGCCGTTGTAGATCAGGGGAGTTTCTTCGAGATCGGTCGGCAGCATGGCCCGTCCATTGTTACCGGCTTTGCGCGGATTGACGGATATCCGGTCGGGATCATGGCAAGCGACCCGATGGTCCTGGGTGGCCTGTGGACAGCAGCAACCGCCCGCAAGGTGGAACGTTTCATCGATCTGGCCGATACATTCCACCTGCCGGTCGTCCATATGGTCGACAATCCGGGGTTCATGATCGGCCGCAAGGCCGAAGAAGACGGGACCATCCGTTATGGCAGCCGCGCGATGACGGCCGTCTATCAGAGCAAGGTGCCGATCTGCGTCGTCATCTTGCGCAAGGTCTATGGCATGGGGGGCAGCGCACCTGCCAACTTGTCGCGCTTCAAATGGCGCTTCGCCTGGCCAAGCGGAGATTGGGGAAGTCTGCCCATCTCGGGCGGACTCGAAGCGGCTTACAAGTCCGACCTTGAAGCTTCGGACAATCCGAAAGCCCTGCTGAAGGATATCACTGCCCGTCTCAATCAGGTCCGCAGTCCGTTCCGCACTGCCGAAAAGTTCCGGATCGAAGACATTATCGATCCGCGCGACACGAGACCGATGCTCTGCGAATTCGTCGAGCAGGCCTACCGCGTACTGGAACCCGGCCCGAAGGCGCGCGGTTTCCGCTGCTAG
- a CDS encoding ABA4-like family protein: MHLEGIYSGTSALAMIGWLVLALAPLQRDSSIAFARILALLLAVAYLAQFFFTTETIDGAGFGSLAEITALFTSPGNVMMGWTHYLAFDLFIGSWEVEDAGREGIPHWLVLPCLFLTLMLGPTGLLLYFVIRVGRRRFFPA, from the coding sequence ATGCATCTTGAAGGCATTTATTCCGGGACGAGTGCACTTGCCATGATCGGCTGGCTCGTCCTTGCTCTGGCGCCGCTCCAGAGGGATTCGAGCATCGCCTTTGCCCGCATCCTCGCCCTGTTGCTTGCAGTGGCATATCTGGCGCAATTCTTCTTCACGACAGAAACCATCGACGGCGCCGGTTTCGGGTCACTGGCGGAAATCACCGCGCTCTTTACCTCGCCCGGAAATGTGATGATGGGTTGGACGCATTACCTGGCGTTCGACCTGTTCATCGGTAGCTGGGAAGTTGAAGATGCGGGCAGGGAGGGCATTCCGCATTGGCTGGTGCTGCCCTGCCTGTTCCTGACCCTGATGCTCGGGCCCACTGGCCTGTTGCTCTACTTCGTGATCAGGGTCGGCCGCCGCAGGTTCTTTCCCGCATGA
- the mobA gene encoding molybdenum cofactor guanylyltransferase, whose product MRALGAIIAGGQGRRFGGDKAAALFRGKPLIEHVAEALARQVADLVVVGRTWTGLPFLADRPQGALGPLAGLNAALHHASAYGYDGVISAGCDTLPILPDMASLLAGGGPAYLDDHFLLGWWPSALAPDLERHLAEQNDRSIRGWIKRCRARPVPPSAPLHNLNTRADLDAYERITAS is encoded by the coding sequence ATGCGCGCACTGGGGGCCATCATCGCCGGCGGACAGGGGCGGCGTTTCGGCGGAGACAAGGCTGCTGCACTGTTTCGGGGGAAGCCGCTGATCGAACATGTGGCGGAAGCCCTGGCACGGCAGGTTGCAGATCTTGTCGTCGTGGGGCGGACCTGGACTGGCCTGCCATTTCTGGCTGACCGGCCCCAGGGCGCGCTTGGCCCACTCGCCGGCCTCAACGCTGCACTCCATCATGCGAGCGCATATGGTTATGATGGCGTCATCAGCGCAGGATGCGACACGCTGCCCATTCTTCCGGACATGGCGTCACTCTTGGCCGGAGGCGGACCGGCCTATCTTGACGATCACTTTCTCCTTGGCTGGTGGCCCAGCGCCCTGGCTCCGGATCTGGAGCGTCATCTCGCCGAACAGAACGACCGGTCGATCCGTGGCTGGATCAAGCGATGCCGCGCCCGACCGGTTCCGCCATCTGCGCCGCTGCACAATCTCAACACGCGCGCTGATCTGGACGCCTATGAACGCATTACCGCTTCTTAA
- a CDS encoding zinc-binding dehydrogenase has product MGLELRSLVKESGELELSLVDVPMPEPKPDQVVVRVEATPINPSDLGLLLGAADVSTARASGTATHPVTTFRIPEQMMRAMAPRVGQSMPVGNEGAGVVVKAGSSPEAQALLGKTVTMIGGAMYAEYRCLRAADCMALPEGATPADGASCFVNPLTALSMVEVMKREGHTALVHTAAASNLGQMLNKICIKDGVPLVNIVRSPEQAKILRDIGAKYICDSSAPDFMDRLVDALAETGATLAFDAIGGGKLAGQILTAMEIAANRNAKEYSRYGSTVHKQVYIYGRLDTRPTELGAGLGMAWGVGGWLLTPFLIKLGPDAMRLRQRVMDELKTTFASHYTREISLTEALQPAIIEAYNRRATGEKFLIVPTKA; this is encoded by the coding sequence ATGGGATTGGAATTGCGTTCGCTCGTCAAGGAGAGTGGGGAACTGGAACTGTCGCTGGTCGATGTGCCCATGCCGGAGCCAAAGCCGGACCAGGTCGTGGTCCGTGTCGAGGCGACGCCGATCAATCCATCCGATCTGGGACTTTTGCTCGGCGCGGCCGATGTGTCGACTGCGCGGGCTTCGGGGACGGCCACACATCCTGTCACCACCTTCAGGATTCCGGAACAGATGATGCGCGCCATGGCTCCGCGCGTCGGGCAGTCGATGCCCGTTGGCAACGAGGGCGCGGGCGTTGTGGTGAAGGCGGGGTCATCGCCGGAGGCGCAGGCCCTGCTTGGCAAGACCGTCACGATGATCGGCGGCGCCATGTATGCCGAATATCGTTGCCTGCGTGCGGCCGATTGCATGGCGCTGCCTGAAGGCGCGACCCCCGCGGATGGAGCATCCTGCTTCGTCAATCCGCTGACAGCGCTCAGCATGGTCGAAGTCATGAAGCGCGAGGGGCATACGGCTCTTGTCCATACGGCCGCTGCTTCGAACCTTGGCCAGATGCTCAACAAGATCTGCATCAAGGACGGGGTTCCCCTCGTCAACATCGTCCGCAGTCCGGAGCAGGCGAAGATCCTGCGCGATATCGGTGCCAAATATATCTGCGATTCGAGTGCGCCCGATTTCATGGACAGGCTGGTCGACGCCTTGGCAGAAACCGGCGCGACGCTGGCATTCGACGCAATCGGCGGCGGAAAGCTTGCAGGGCAGATCCTGACCGCCATGGAAATCGCAGCCAACCGGAATGCGAAGGAATATAGCCGTTATGGCTCAACTGTGCACAAGCAGGTCTATATCTATGGCCGCCTCGACACCCGGCCGACCGAACTGGGTGCAGGGCTCGGCATGGCATGGGGCGTGGGCGGATGGCTGCTGACGCCGTTCCTCATCAAGTTGGGGCCAGATGCGATGCGGCTCCGCCAACGCGTGATGGACGAACTCAAGACGACTTTTGCAAGCCACTATACGCGGGAGATTTCACTGACGGAGGCCCTGCAGCCTGCCATCATCGAAGCCTATAACCGGCGCGCGACAGGGGAGAAATTCCTCATCGTTCCAACAAAGGCATAG
- the hisD gene encoding histidinol dehydrogenase, protein MIRLDAGSADFEARFSALVNGRREADHNVSADVASILADVRENGDAAVKALTARFDGFDLDAVGWQIPLDTCRAALEDLAPELRQALDLAASRIRSYHEAQRPQDSDTTDAAGVRMGARWRAVDAAGIYVPGGRAAYPSSVLMNAIPAKVAGVERLVMVTPSPDGDINPLVLAAAALSGVDEVWRIGGAQAVAALAYGTKSIAPVDVVTGPGNAWVAEAKRQLYGVVGIDMVAGPSEILVVADAGNDPDWIAADLLSQAEHDPTSQSILITDDSGFADRVSAAVERKLGTLATRDVARESWETHGAIIIVRDLDDSPPLVDRLAPEHLELAVADPEPLFARVRHAGSIFLGRHTPEAIGDYVGGPNHVLPTGRRARFSSGLSVLDFMKRTSFLACDDAAIRVIGPAAVALAKAEGLPAHADSVSERLA, encoded by the coding sequence ATGATCAGGCTTGATGCAGGGTCTGCCGATTTCGAGGCCCGATTTTCCGCTCTTGTGAATGGCCGGCGCGAGGCTGACCACAATGTCTCGGCAGATGTCGCATCGATTCTGGCCGATGTGCGCGAGAATGGCGATGCAGCGGTCAAGGCATTGACGGCGCGTTTCGACGGGTTCGATCTTGATGCAGTCGGCTGGCAGATTCCGCTCGATACATGCCGCGCTGCGCTTGAGGACCTTGCCCCGGAACTGAGGCAGGCACTGGACCTCGCAGCCTCGCGCATCCGCAGCTATCATGAGGCGCAGCGGCCTCAAGACAGCGATACAACCGATGCTGCCGGCGTCCGCATGGGCGCTCGCTGGCGGGCGGTCGATGCGGCGGGGATTTATGTCCCCGGCGGTCGGGCCGCCTATCCGTCGTCCGTCCTGATGAATGCCATTCCGGCCAAGGTTGCCGGCGTGGAGCGGCTTGTGATGGTCACGCCCTCTCCCGATGGTGATATCAATCCGCTGGTTCTTGCGGCCGCAGCCCTTTCGGGGGTGGATGAAGTGTGGCGGATCGGCGGAGCGCAGGCCGTTGCCGCATTGGCCTATGGCACCAAAAGTATTGCGCCGGTCGATGTGGTGACGGGCCCTGGTAATGCCTGGGTCGCCGAAGCGAAGCGGCAGCTTTATGGCGTGGTGGGGATCGACATGGTTGCCGGTCCGTCCGAAATCCTGGTCGTTGCCGATGCGGGGAATGATCCGGACTGGATTGCCGCCGACCTTTTGAGTCAGGCCGAACATGATCCCACCAGTCAGTCGATCCTCATAACCGATGATTCCGGTTTCGCGGATCGCGTGTCTGCCGCGGTCGAGCGCAAGCTGGGAACCCTTGCAACCCGAGACGTAGCCCGCGAGAGCTGGGAGACTCATGGCGCGATCATCATTGTTCGCGACCTTGACGATTCGCCGCCCTTGGTCGACAGGCTCGCGCCCGAACATCTTGAACTGGCCGTCGCGGATCCGGAGCCCCTGTTTGCCCGGGTACGCCATGCGGGGTCGATTTTTCTCGGTCGCCATACGCCCGAAGCGATCGGCGACTATGTCGGCGGTCCCAACCATGTTCTTCCGACCGGGCGCCGTGCTCGCTTTTCATCAGGATTATCCGTGCTCGACTTCATGAAACGGACCAGTTTTCTTGCCTGTGACGACGCGGCGATCCGCGTGATCGGTCCTGCCGCTGTCGCACTTGCCAAGGCAGAAGGGTTGCCCGCCCATGCAGATTCAGTGTCGGAGCGACTGGCATGA